A region of Cucumis melo cultivar AY chromosome 2, USDA_Cmelo_AY_1.0, whole genome shotgun sequence DNA encodes the following proteins:
- the LOC103492016 gene encoding uncharacterized protein LOC103492016 isoform X2, which yields MLHMLILIWVIFESTSEVLGSINSYCPHHHLQQFDRKFELKTDRFWKFQEHSNKWVEVELPYDLTTCRNGNCTKVGQINNRLEKMEKQYDGFQQTKKSEKVKEVEKFHVDLTLRKRVSLTKISDMSIWITGESGSIYERFWNGVQWVIGPHDLPISAGLAVSIFGVNHSILALSEAGILYQLQINDGSQPIWVELIPTTDQTTSEEHASPVQLLAGVVSHDGMRVYFTTKNGTLLELTELEPPRWVDHGQPRDANVAAIADVASFRTEIVYTISSVGDLYEYDRNSKPLWKKHVWKDRAARDLRLIPSRGCYIHSLNGDHSISLFLLTKDGTLVERRLNKRKWKWIVHGRPKDHQLTSVLPALQDETNEKLFSLFLTTSSGFVFEYRTNIHPGHGQEEETPDAWVNHKHPLNAKAARGIGGLQFQVGRLLFALDDGRIGELHLVGLGGENSGPTHHATSRRKPSAKYTWSILDAPESEGWNAEYCTEHRGPTNCIAGTKDDINDQGTRRSATRRPKGSQPQQNYLLPRTSESLSEKSSDSFDLLAEKWTKNSFRLRVMHGGRSFFLITVDGLTFEYLYTGDVWLWLRHESSTPMKGAVGNYNGSLYLVDNYGSLLIRERSSQELAWTNCTALRRGKQVIGGAPWDKFLGQSMKTTTEDALFFVSKTGRLLQFTVALRKFKWKNCQNPPDTKVASIVDQETFRENIVFVIGTNGRLYQYNKVTELWHEHHQSQHLLLSRMPGTATRPSPYSLIGSLFMISEDGGLIEYHWNPWDGWNWVEHGRPDRGVTFTTTPGPCFEGNQLFLVGSDGRIYLRYIEQDTWKWRNCGFPDQFDRDGKVNSKNGKGVICVDEELALEKEVEDVKAIDKNCDPKVASTKPIQFSEDAVVFELRDGRLGEMRQMEDSNWIWSRIIVTPTSLCISDYWTALAS from the exons ATGCTCCATATGTTAATTCTCATCTGGGTTATCTTTGAAAGCACCTCAGAAGTTTTAGGATCAATCAACTCATATTGCCcacatcatcatcttcaacaATTCGATCGAAAGTTCGAGCTAAAAACGGATAGATTTTGGAAGTTCCAAGAGCATTCAAACAAGTGGGTTGAAGTAGAACTTCCTTATGATCTTACCACTTGTAGAAATGGTAATTGCACCAAGGTTGGACAGATCAATAACAGATTGGAGAAGATGGAGAAACAGTATGACGGTTTCCAGCAGACCAAGAAGTCGGAAAAAGTGAAGGAAGTAGAGAAGTTTCACGTTGATTTGACTTTAAGAAAAAGAGTGTCATTGACTAAAATTTCAGATATGTCTATTTGGATCACTGGTGAAAGTGGGTCAATATATGAGAGGTTTTGGAATGGAGTTCAATGGGTAATAGGTCCTCATGATTTGCCAATATCAGCAGGTCTTGCTGTCTCCATTTTTGGTGTCAATCACTCAATTCTAGCTCTTTCTGAAGCAGGAATTTTGTATCAG TTGCAGATCAATGATGGTTCCCAACCAATTTGGGTTGAATTAATACCAACAACTGATCAAACAACTAGTGAAGAACATGCCTCTCCAGTCCAACTATTGGCTGGTGTTGTTTCTCATGATGGAAT GAGAGTTTATTTCACTACAAAGAATGGAACTCTGCTAGAACTAACTGAGCTCGAGCCTCCAAG ATGGGTAGATCACGGCCAGCCCCGCGACGCCAATGTTGCAGCAATAGCAGATGTTGCTAGTTTCAGAACAGAAATTGTGTATACAATAAG CTCTGTGGGAGATCTCTATGAATATGATAGGAACTCAAAGCCTCTGTGGAAGAAGCATGTATGGAAAGATAGAGCAGCACGAGATCTCCGATTGATTCCATCGCGGGGTTGCTATATACATAGCTTGAATGGAGATCATTCCATATCCCTCTTTCTTTTAACTAAG GATGGTACTTTGGTAGAAAGAAGATTGAACAAAAGGAAATGGAAATGGATTGTCCATGGAAGACCAAAAGATCATCAACTAACATCAGTTTTACCAGCCCTTCAAGATGAAACAAATGAGAAACTTTTCTCGCTGTTTCTCACCACGTCTTCTGGTTTCGTTTTTGAATATCGAACGAATATTCATCCAG GTCATGGTCAGGAGGAAGAAACACCAGATGCTTGGGTAAACCACAAGCATCCCTTGAATGCAAAAGCTGCAAGAGGTATTGGTGGTTTACAGTTTCAAGTCGGACGGCTATTGTTTGCATTGGATGACGGTAGGATCGGAGAACTTCATCTTGTAGGATTAGGTGGTGAAAATTCAGGGCCAACTCATCACGCTACTTCAAGAAGAAAACCATCAGCTAAATATACATGGTCAATCCTAGATGCACCAGAGTCCGAGGGATGGAATGCTGAGTATTGCACCGAACACCGTGGACCAACAAATTGCATTGCAGGAACTAAAGATGATATAAATGATCAAGGGACGAGAAGATCAGCAACAAGAAGACCAAAGGGAAGCCAACCACAACAAAACTACTTATTACCAAGAACATCAGAGAGTTTGTCTGAAAAATCATCTGATAGTTTTGATCTTCTAGCTGAAAAATGGACGAAAAACAGCTTCCGACTTCGTGTGATGCATGGAGGACGCTCGTTTTTCCTCATAACAGTTGATGGCTTGACTTTTGAGTATCTTTACACTGGAGATGTATGGTTGTGGCTGAGGCATGAAAGTTCAACTCCTATGAAAGGTGCAGTTGGTAATTACAATGGAAGTTTATACTTAGTTGATAATTATGGTAGTTTGCTGATTAGAGAAAGAAGTAGCCAAGAACTTGCATGGACAAACTGCACTGCTCTTAGAAGAGGGAAACAAGTGATTGGAGGTGCTCCTTGGGATAAGTTCTTAGGTCAATCTATGAAGACCACAACAGAAGATGCACTTTTCTTTGTTAGTAAAACAGGAAGATTGCTCCAATTCACA GTTGCACTAAGGAAATTCAAGTGGAAAAACTGCCAAAATCCTCCAGACACCAAAGTTGCAAGCATCGTAGATCAGGAAACATTCCGGGAAAACATAGTGTTCGTGATCGGAACAAATGGTCGACTATATCAGTACAACAAAGTGACCGAGTTATGGCATGAACATCATCAGTCTCAGCATCTACTTCTCTCAAGAATGCCTGGAACAGCAACAAGACCATCACCATATTCTCTTATAGGCTCATTGTTTATGATCTCTGAAGATGGTGGTCTCATTGAATATCATTGGAATCCATGGGATGGTTGGAACTGGGTGGAGCATGGAAGACCAGATAGAGGCGTGACATTCACCACCACGCCCGGGCCGTGCTTTGAAGGTAATCAATTGTTTCTTGTTGGCTCAGATGGAAGAATATACCTAAGATATATTGAACAAGACACATGGAAATGGAGAAACTGTGGCTTCCCAGATCAGTTTGATAGAGATGGGAAGGTGAATTCAAAAAATGGAAAAGGAGTAATTTGTGTTGATGAAGAGCTTGCATTGGAGAAGGAAGTTGAAGATGTAAAGGCTATTGACAAAAACTGTGATCCAAAG GTTGCTTCTACTAAACCAATTCAATTCTCTGAAGATGCTGTCGTGTTTGAGCTAAGGGATGGTAGG
- the LOC103492016 gene encoding uncharacterized protein LOC103492016 isoform X3: protein MLHMLILIWVIFESTSEVLGSINSYCPHHHLQQFDRKFELKTDRFWKFQEHSNKWVEVELPYDLTTCRNGNCTKVGQINNRLEKMEKQYDGFQQTKKSEKVKEVEKFHVDLTLRKRVSLTKISDMSIWITGESGSIYERFWNGVQWVIGPHDLPISAGLAVSIFGVNHSILALSEAGILYQINDGSQPIWVELIPTTDQTTSEEHASPVQLLAGVVSHDGMRVYFTTKNGTLLELTELEPPRWVDHGQPRDANVAAIADVASFRTEIVYTISSVGDLYEYDRNSKPLWKKHVWKDRAARDLRLIPSRGCYIHSLNGDHSISLFLLTKDGTLVERRLNKRKWKWIVHGRPKDHQLTSVLPALQDETNEKLFSLFLTTSSGFVFEYRTNIHPAGHGQEEETPDAWVNHKHPLNAKAARGIGGLQFQVGRLLFALDDGRIGELHLVGLGGENSGPTHHATSRRKPSAKYTWSILDAPESEGWNAEYCTEHRGPTNCIAGTKDDINDQGTRRSATRRPKGSQPQQNYLLPRTSESLSEKSSDSFDLLAEKWTKNSFRLRVMHGGRSFFLITVDGLTFEYLYTGDVWLWLRHESSTPMKGAVGNYNGSLYLVDNYGSLLIRERSSQELAWTNCTALRRGKQVIGGAPWDKFLGQSMKTTTEDALFFVSKTGRLLQFTVALRKFKWKNCQNPPDTKVASIVDQETFRENIVFVIGTNGRLYQYNKVTELWHEHHQSQHLLLSRMPGTATRPSPYSLIGSLFMISEDGGLIEYHWNPWDGWNWVEHGRPDRGVTFTTTPGPCFEGNQLFLVGSDGRIYLRYIEQDTWKWRNCGFPDQFDRDGKVNSKNGKGVICVDEELALEKEVEDVKAIDKNCDPKVASTKPIQFSEDAVVFELRDGRLGEMRQMEDSNWIWSRIIVTPTSLCISDYWTALAS, encoded by the exons ATGCTCCATATGTTAATTCTCATCTGGGTTATCTTTGAAAGCACCTCAGAAGTTTTAGGATCAATCAACTCATATTGCCcacatcatcatcttcaacaATTCGATCGAAAGTTCGAGCTAAAAACGGATAGATTTTGGAAGTTCCAAGAGCATTCAAACAAGTGGGTTGAAGTAGAACTTCCTTATGATCTTACCACTTGTAGAAATGGTAATTGCACCAAGGTTGGACAGATCAATAACAGATTGGAGAAGATGGAGAAACAGTATGACGGTTTCCAGCAGACCAAGAAGTCGGAAAAAGTGAAGGAAGTAGAGAAGTTTCACGTTGATTTGACTTTAAGAAAAAGAGTGTCATTGACTAAAATTTCAGATATGTCTATTTGGATCACTGGTGAAAGTGGGTCAATATATGAGAGGTTTTGGAATGGAGTTCAATGGGTAATAGGTCCTCATGATTTGCCAATATCAGCAGGTCTTGCTGTCTCCATTTTTGGTGTCAATCACTCAATTCTAGCTCTTTCTGAAGCAGGAATTTTGTATCAG ATCAATGATGGTTCCCAACCAATTTGGGTTGAATTAATACCAACAACTGATCAAACAACTAGTGAAGAACATGCCTCTCCAGTCCAACTATTGGCTGGTGTTGTTTCTCATGATGGAAT GAGAGTTTATTTCACTACAAAGAATGGAACTCTGCTAGAACTAACTGAGCTCGAGCCTCCAAG ATGGGTAGATCACGGCCAGCCCCGCGACGCCAATGTTGCAGCAATAGCAGATGTTGCTAGTTTCAGAACAGAAATTGTGTATACAATAAG CTCTGTGGGAGATCTCTATGAATATGATAGGAACTCAAAGCCTCTGTGGAAGAAGCATGTATGGAAAGATAGAGCAGCACGAGATCTCCGATTGATTCCATCGCGGGGTTGCTATATACATAGCTTGAATGGAGATCATTCCATATCCCTCTTTCTTTTAACTAAG GATGGTACTTTGGTAGAAAGAAGATTGAACAAAAGGAAATGGAAATGGATTGTCCATGGAAGACCAAAAGATCATCAACTAACATCAGTTTTACCAGCCCTTCAAGATGAAACAAATGAGAAACTTTTCTCGCTGTTTCTCACCACGTCTTCTGGTTTCGTTTTTGAATATCGAACGAATATTCATCCAG CAGGTCATGGTCAGGAGGAAGAAACACCAGATGCTTGGGTAAACCACAAGCATCCCTTGAATGCAAAAGCTGCAAGAGGTATTGGTGGTTTACAGTTTCAAGTCGGACGGCTATTGTTTGCATTGGATGACGGTAGGATCGGAGAACTTCATCTTGTAGGATTAGGTGGTGAAAATTCAGGGCCAACTCATCACGCTACTTCAAGAAGAAAACCATCAGCTAAATATACATGGTCAATCCTAGATGCACCAGAGTCCGAGGGATGGAATGCTGAGTATTGCACCGAACACCGTGGACCAACAAATTGCATTGCAGGAACTAAAGATGATATAAATGATCAAGGGACGAGAAGATCAGCAACAAGAAGACCAAAGGGAAGCCAACCACAACAAAACTACTTATTACCAAGAACATCAGAGAGTTTGTCTGAAAAATCATCTGATAGTTTTGATCTTCTAGCTGAAAAATGGACGAAAAACAGCTTCCGACTTCGTGTGATGCATGGAGGACGCTCGTTTTTCCTCATAACAGTTGATGGCTTGACTTTTGAGTATCTTTACACTGGAGATGTATGGTTGTGGCTGAGGCATGAAAGTTCAACTCCTATGAAAGGTGCAGTTGGTAATTACAATGGAAGTTTATACTTAGTTGATAATTATGGTAGTTTGCTGATTAGAGAAAGAAGTAGCCAAGAACTTGCATGGACAAACTGCACTGCTCTTAGAAGAGGGAAACAAGTGATTGGAGGTGCTCCTTGGGATAAGTTCTTAGGTCAATCTATGAAGACCACAACAGAAGATGCACTTTTCTTTGTTAGTAAAACAGGAAGATTGCTCCAATTCACA GTTGCACTAAGGAAATTCAAGTGGAAAAACTGCCAAAATCCTCCAGACACCAAAGTTGCAAGCATCGTAGATCAGGAAACATTCCGGGAAAACATAGTGTTCGTGATCGGAACAAATGGTCGACTATATCAGTACAACAAAGTGACCGAGTTATGGCATGAACATCATCAGTCTCAGCATCTACTTCTCTCAAGAATGCCTGGAACAGCAACAAGACCATCACCATATTCTCTTATAGGCTCATTGTTTATGATCTCTGAAGATGGTGGTCTCATTGAATATCATTGGAATCCATGGGATGGTTGGAACTGGGTGGAGCATGGAAGACCAGATAGAGGCGTGACATTCACCACCACGCCCGGGCCGTGCTTTGAAGGTAATCAATTGTTTCTTGTTGGCTCAGATGGAAGAATATACCTAAGATATATTGAACAAGACACATGGAAATGGAGAAACTGTGGCTTCCCAGATCAGTTTGATAGAGATGGGAAGGTGAATTCAAAAAATGGAAAAGGAGTAATTTGTGTTGATGAAGAGCTTGCATTGGAGAAGGAAGTTGAAGATGTAAAGGCTATTGACAAAAACTGTGATCCAAAG GTTGCTTCTACTAAACCAATTCAATTCTCTGAAGATGCTGTCGTGTTTGAGCTAAGGGATGGTAGG
- the LOC103492016 gene encoding uncharacterized protein LOC103492016 isoform X4 → MLHMLILIWVIFESTSEVLGSINSYCPHHHLQQFDRKFELKTDRFWKFQEHSNKWVEVELPYDLTTCRNGNCTKVGQINNRLEKMEKQYDGFQQTKKSEKVKEVEKFHVDLTLRKRVSLTKISDMSIWITGESGSIYERFWNGVQWVIGPHDLPISAGLAVSIFGVNHSILALSEAGILYQINDGSQPIWVELIPTTDQTTSEEHASPVQLLAGVVSHDGMRVYFTTKNGTLLELTELEPPRWVDHGQPRDANVAAIADVASFRTEIVYTISSVGDLYEYDRNSKPLWKKHVWKDRAARDLRLIPSRGCYIHSLNGDHSISLFLLTKDGTLVERRLNKRKWKWIVHGRPKDHQLTSVLPALQDETNEKLFSLFLTTSSGFVFEYRTNIHPGHGQEEETPDAWVNHKHPLNAKAARGIGGLQFQVGRLLFALDDGRIGELHLVGLGGENSGPTHHATSRRKPSAKYTWSILDAPESEGWNAEYCTEHRGPTNCIAGTKDDINDQGTRRSATRRPKGSQPQQNYLLPRTSESLSEKSSDSFDLLAEKWTKNSFRLRVMHGGRSFFLITVDGLTFEYLYTGDVWLWLRHESSTPMKGAVGNYNGSLYLVDNYGSLLIRERSSQELAWTNCTALRRGKQVIGGAPWDKFLGQSMKTTTEDALFFVSKTGRLLQFTVALRKFKWKNCQNPPDTKVASIVDQETFRENIVFVIGTNGRLYQYNKVTELWHEHHQSQHLLLSRMPGTATRPSPYSLIGSLFMISEDGGLIEYHWNPWDGWNWVEHGRPDRGVTFTTTPGPCFEGNQLFLVGSDGRIYLRYIEQDTWKWRNCGFPDQFDRDGKVNSKNGKGVICVDEELALEKEVEDVKAIDKNCDPKVASTKPIQFSEDAVVFELRDGRLGEMRQMEDSNWIWSRIIVTPTSLCISDYWTALAS, encoded by the exons ATGCTCCATATGTTAATTCTCATCTGGGTTATCTTTGAAAGCACCTCAGAAGTTTTAGGATCAATCAACTCATATTGCCcacatcatcatcttcaacaATTCGATCGAAAGTTCGAGCTAAAAACGGATAGATTTTGGAAGTTCCAAGAGCATTCAAACAAGTGGGTTGAAGTAGAACTTCCTTATGATCTTACCACTTGTAGAAATGGTAATTGCACCAAGGTTGGACAGATCAATAACAGATTGGAGAAGATGGAGAAACAGTATGACGGTTTCCAGCAGACCAAGAAGTCGGAAAAAGTGAAGGAAGTAGAGAAGTTTCACGTTGATTTGACTTTAAGAAAAAGAGTGTCATTGACTAAAATTTCAGATATGTCTATTTGGATCACTGGTGAAAGTGGGTCAATATATGAGAGGTTTTGGAATGGAGTTCAATGGGTAATAGGTCCTCATGATTTGCCAATATCAGCAGGTCTTGCTGTCTCCATTTTTGGTGTCAATCACTCAATTCTAGCTCTTTCTGAAGCAGGAATTTTGTATCAG ATCAATGATGGTTCCCAACCAATTTGGGTTGAATTAATACCAACAACTGATCAAACAACTAGTGAAGAACATGCCTCTCCAGTCCAACTATTGGCTGGTGTTGTTTCTCATGATGGAAT GAGAGTTTATTTCACTACAAAGAATGGAACTCTGCTAGAACTAACTGAGCTCGAGCCTCCAAG ATGGGTAGATCACGGCCAGCCCCGCGACGCCAATGTTGCAGCAATAGCAGATGTTGCTAGTTTCAGAACAGAAATTGTGTATACAATAAG CTCTGTGGGAGATCTCTATGAATATGATAGGAACTCAAAGCCTCTGTGGAAGAAGCATGTATGGAAAGATAGAGCAGCACGAGATCTCCGATTGATTCCATCGCGGGGTTGCTATATACATAGCTTGAATGGAGATCATTCCATATCCCTCTTTCTTTTAACTAAG GATGGTACTTTGGTAGAAAGAAGATTGAACAAAAGGAAATGGAAATGGATTGTCCATGGAAGACCAAAAGATCATCAACTAACATCAGTTTTACCAGCCCTTCAAGATGAAACAAATGAGAAACTTTTCTCGCTGTTTCTCACCACGTCTTCTGGTTTCGTTTTTGAATATCGAACGAATATTCATCCAG GTCATGGTCAGGAGGAAGAAACACCAGATGCTTGGGTAAACCACAAGCATCCCTTGAATGCAAAAGCTGCAAGAGGTATTGGTGGTTTACAGTTTCAAGTCGGACGGCTATTGTTTGCATTGGATGACGGTAGGATCGGAGAACTTCATCTTGTAGGATTAGGTGGTGAAAATTCAGGGCCAACTCATCACGCTACTTCAAGAAGAAAACCATCAGCTAAATATACATGGTCAATCCTAGATGCACCAGAGTCCGAGGGATGGAATGCTGAGTATTGCACCGAACACCGTGGACCAACAAATTGCATTGCAGGAACTAAAGATGATATAAATGATCAAGGGACGAGAAGATCAGCAACAAGAAGACCAAAGGGAAGCCAACCACAACAAAACTACTTATTACCAAGAACATCAGAGAGTTTGTCTGAAAAATCATCTGATAGTTTTGATCTTCTAGCTGAAAAATGGACGAAAAACAGCTTCCGACTTCGTGTGATGCATGGAGGACGCTCGTTTTTCCTCATAACAGTTGATGGCTTGACTTTTGAGTATCTTTACACTGGAGATGTATGGTTGTGGCTGAGGCATGAAAGTTCAACTCCTATGAAAGGTGCAGTTGGTAATTACAATGGAAGTTTATACTTAGTTGATAATTATGGTAGTTTGCTGATTAGAGAAAGAAGTAGCCAAGAACTTGCATGGACAAACTGCACTGCTCTTAGAAGAGGGAAACAAGTGATTGGAGGTGCTCCTTGGGATAAGTTCTTAGGTCAATCTATGAAGACCACAACAGAAGATGCACTTTTCTTTGTTAGTAAAACAGGAAGATTGCTCCAATTCACA GTTGCACTAAGGAAATTCAAGTGGAAAAACTGCCAAAATCCTCCAGACACCAAAGTTGCAAGCATCGTAGATCAGGAAACATTCCGGGAAAACATAGTGTTCGTGATCGGAACAAATGGTCGACTATATCAGTACAACAAAGTGACCGAGTTATGGCATGAACATCATCAGTCTCAGCATCTACTTCTCTCAAGAATGCCTGGAACAGCAACAAGACCATCACCATATTCTCTTATAGGCTCATTGTTTATGATCTCTGAAGATGGTGGTCTCATTGAATATCATTGGAATCCATGGGATGGTTGGAACTGGGTGGAGCATGGAAGACCAGATAGAGGCGTGACATTCACCACCACGCCCGGGCCGTGCTTTGAAGGTAATCAATTGTTTCTTGTTGGCTCAGATGGAAGAATATACCTAAGATATATTGAACAAGACACATGGAAATGGAGAAACTGTGGCTTCCCAGATCAGTTTGATAGAGATGGGAAGGTGAATTCAAAAAATGGAAAAGGAGTAATTTGTGTTGATGAAGAGCTTGCATTGGAGAAGGAAGTTGAAGATGTAAAGGCTATTGACAAAAACTGTGATCCAAAG GTTGCTTCTACTAAACCAATTCAATTCTCTGAAGATGCTGTCGTGTTTGAGCTAAGGGATGGTAGG
- the LOC103492016 gene encoding uncharacterized protein LOC103492016 isoform X1 — translation MLHMLILIWVIFESTSEVLGSINSYCPHHHLQQFDRKFELKTDRFWKFQEHSNKWVEVELPYDLTTCRNGNCTKVGQINNRLEKMEKQYDGFQQTKKSEKVKEVEKFHVDLTLRKRVSLTKISDMSIWITGESGSIYERFWNGVQWVIGPHDLPISAGLAVSIFGVNHSILALSEAGILYQLQINDGSQPIWVELIPTTDQTTSEEHASPVQLLAGVVSHDGMRVYFTTKNGTLLELTELEPPRWVDHGQPRDANVAAIADVASFRTEIVYTISSVGDLYEYDRNSKPLWKKHVWKDRAARDLRLIPSRGCYIHSLNGDHSISLFLLTKDGTLVERRLNKRKWKWIVHGRPKDHQLTSVLPALQDETNEKLFSLFLTTSSGFVFEYRTNIHPAGHGQEEETPDAWVNHKHPLNAKAARGIGGLQFQVGRLLFALDDGRIGELHLVGLGGENSGPTHHATSRRKPSAKYTWSILDAPESEGWNAEYCTEHRGPTNCIAGTKDDINDQGTRRSATRRPKGSQPQQNYLLPRTSESLSEKSSDSFDLLAEKWTKNSFRLRVMHGGRSFFLITVDGLTFEYLYTGDVWLWLRHESSTPMKGAVGNYNGSLYLVDNYGSLLIRERSSQELAWTNCTALRRGKQVIGGAPWDKFLGQSMKTTTEDALFFVSKTGRLLQFTVALRKFKWKNCQNPPDTKVASIVDQETFRENIVFVIGTNGRLYQYNKVTELWHEHHQSQHLLLSRMPGTATRPSPYSLIGSLFMISEDGGLIEYHWNPWDGWNWVEHGRPDRGVTFTTTPGPCFEGNQLFLVGSDGRIYLRYIEQDTWKWRNCGFPDQFDRDGKVNSKNGKGVICVDEELALEKEVEDVKAIDKNCDPKVASTKPIQFSEDAVVFELRDGRLGEMRQMEDSNWIWSRIIVTPTSLCISDYWTALAS, via the exons ATGCTCCATATGTTAATTCTCATCTGGGTTATCTTTGAAAGCACCTCAGAAGTTTTAGGATCAATCAACTCATATTGCCcacatcatcatcttcaacaATTCGATCGAAAGTTCGAGCTAAAAACGGATAGATTTTGGAAGTTCCAAGAGCATTCAAACAAGTGGGTTGAAGTAGAACTTCCTTATGATCTTACCACTTGTAGAAATGGTAATTGCACCAAGGTTGGACAGATCAATAACAGATTGGAGAAGATGGAGAAACAGTATGACGGTTTCCAGCAGACCAAGAAGTCGGAAAAAGTGAAGGAAGTAGAGAAGTTTCACGTTGATTTGACTTTAAGAAAAAGAGTGTCATTGACTAAAATTTCAGATATGTCTATTTGGATCACTGGTGAAAGTGGGTCAATATATGAGAGGTTTTGGAATGGAGTTCAATGGGTAATAGGTCCTCATGATTTGCCAATATCAGCAGGTCTTGCTGTCTCCATTTTTGGTGTCAATCACTCAATTCTAGCTCTTTCTGAAGCAGGAATTTTGTATCAG TTGCAGATCAATGATGGTTCCCAACCAATTTGGGTTGAATTAATACCAACAACTGATCAAACAACTAGTGAAGAACATGCCTCTCCAGTCCAACTATTGGCTGGTGTTGTTTCTCATGATGGAAT GAGAGTTTATTTCACTACAAAGAATGGAACTCTGCTAGAACTAACTGAGCTCGAGCCTCCAAG ATGGGTAGATCACGGCCAGCCCCGCGACGCCAATGTTGCAGCAATAGCAGATGTTGCTAGTTTCAGAACAGAAATTGTGTATACAATAAG CTCTGTGGGAGATCTCTATGAATATGATAGGAACTCAAAGCCTCTGTGGAAGAAGCATGTATGGAAAGATAGAGCAGCACGAGATCTCCGATTGATTCCATCGCGGGGTTGCTATATACATAGCTTGAATGGAGATCATTCCATATCCCTCTTTCTTTTAACTAAG GATGGTACTTTGGTAGAAAGAAGATTGAACAAAAGGAAATGGAAATGGATTGTCCATGGAAGACCAAAAGATCATCAACTAACATCAGTTTTACCAGCCCTTCAAGATGAAACAAATGAGAAACTTTTCTCGCTGTTTCTCACCACGTCTTCTGGTTTCGTTTTTGAATATCGAACGAATATTCATCCAG CAGGTCATGGTCAGGAGGAAGAAACACCAGATGCTTGGGTAAACCACAAGCATCCCTTGAATGCAAAAGCTGCAAGAGGTATTGGTGGTTTACAGTTTCAAGTCGGACGGCTATTGTTTGCATTGGATGACGGTAGGATCGGAGAACTTCATCTTGTAGGATTAGGTGGTGAAAATTCAGGGCCAACTCATCACGCTACTTCAAGAAGAAAACCATCAGCTAAATATACATGGTCAATCCTAGATGCACCAGAGTCCGAGGGATGGAATGCTGAGTATTGCACCGAACACCGTGGACCAACAAATTGCATTGCAGGAACTAAAGATGATATAAATGATCAAGGGACGAGAAGATCAGCAACAAGAAGACCAAAGGGAAGCCAACCACAACAAAACTACTTATTACCAAGAACATCAGAGAGTTTGTCTGAAAAATCATCTGATAGTTTTGATCTTCTAGCTGAAAAATGGACGAAAAACAGCTTCCGACTTCGTGTGATGCATGGAGGACGCTCGTTTTTCCTCATAACAGTTGATGGCTTGACTTTTGAGTATCTTTACACTGGAGATGTATGGTTGTGGCTGAGGCATGAAAGTTCAACTCCTATGAAAGGTGCAGTTGGTAATTACAATGGAAGTTTATACTTAGTTGATAATTATGGTAGTTTGCTGATTAGAGAAAGAAGTAGCCAAGAACTTGCATGGACAAACTGCACTGCTCTTAGAAGAGGGAAACAAGTGATTGGAGGTGCTCCTTGGGATAAGTTCTTAGGTCAATCTATGAAGACCACAACAGAAGATGCACTTTTCTTTGTTAGTAAAACAGGAAGATTGCTCCAATTCACA GTTGCACTAAGGAAATTCAAGTGGAAAAACTGCCAAAATCCTCCAGACACCAAAGTTGCAAGCATCGTAGATCAGGAAACATTCCGGGAAAACATAGTGTTCGTGATCGGAACAAATGGTCGACTATATCAGTACAACAAAGTGACCGAGTTATGGCATGAACATCATCAGTCTCAGCATCTACTTCTCTCAAGAATGCCTGGAACAGCAACAAGACCATCACCATATTCTCTTATAGGCTCATTGTTTATGATCTCTGAAGATGGTGGTCTCATTGAATATCATTGGAATCCATGGGATGGTTGGAACTGGGTGGAGCATGGAAGACCAGATAGAGGCGTGACATTCACCACCACGCCCGGGCCGTGCTTTGAAGGTAATCAATTGTTTCTTGTTGGCTCAGATGGAAGAATATACCTAAGATATATTGAACAAGACACATGGAAATGGAGAAACTGTGGCTTCCCAGATCAGTTTGATAGAGATGGGAAGGTGAATTCAAAAAATGGAAAAGGAGTAATTTGTGTTGATGAAGAGCTTGCATTGGAGAAGGAAGTTGAAGATGTAAAGGCTATTGACAAAAACTGTGATCCAAAG GTTGCTTCTACTAAACCAATTCAATTCTCTGAAGATGCTGTCGTGTTTGAGCTAAGGGATGGTAGG